The following are encoded in a window of Castanea sativa cultivar Marrone di Chiusa Pesio chromosome 9, ASM4071231v1 genomic DNA:
- the LOC142610109 gene encoding transcription factor bHLH61-like, whose product MASREHKRAALNEKLQQLRAATNSNALSKASIIVDASKYINELKQKVERLNQDIGTSQSSKAQNSLPAVTVETLERGFLINVFSEKNCPGLLVSILEAFEELGLEVLDARVSCSDIFQLQAVGGENRDSLDAQVVKQAVLEAIKSCNEEQE is encoded by the exons ATGGCTTCTAGGGAGCATAAAAGAGCAGCGCTAAATGAGAAGTTGCAACAGCTTCGTGCTGCCACCAACTCTAATGCT CTGAGCAAAGCTTCAATTATAGTAGATGCATCCAAGTATATAAATGAGTTGAAGCAAAAAGTGGAAAGACTGAATCAAGATATTGGAACTTCACAAAGTTCAAAAGCTCAAAATTCATTGCCTGCG GTTACTGTGGAAACCCTAGAAAGGGGTTTCCTTATTAATGTGTTTTCAGAAAAAAATTGTCCTGGTTTGCTAGTCTCAATACTAGAAGCATTTGAGGAGCTGGGTCTTGAAGTGCTCGATGCTAGGGTTTCTTGTTCAGATATTTTCCAGTTACAAGCTGTTGGTGGAGAA AATCGTGACAGCTTAGATGCTCAAGTGGTGAAACAAGCTGTGTTGGAAGCTATCAAGAGCTGTAATGAAGAGCAAGAATAA
- the LOC142611146 gene encoding G-type lectin S-receptor-like serine/threonine-protein kinase SD2-5, with protein sequence MPTFFSQHLINSHREILMNRVNPPAKRSKISTQKLRLQFTPMKLYSFNFLILLLTHGYCKSDIHIGYQVTLAVPVVYSMGFIGRALLMETNQMEPNFKAALSVEAVNGKYSCSLEVFLGDVKVWNSAHYSRFYTWDECVLELTNDGDLRLKGPKDRVGWRTGTSGQGVERLQILSTGNLVLVDNMDRIKWQSFNFPTDVILWGQRLNVATRLTSFPSNSSSFYTLEIQHNRIALYLHSGEWNYSYWEFKPSMNRNITFIKLGSKGLYLFSDRYKKIAQITSQDNQLLRFLALGNATGNLGLYFYSAEERKFEASYQALNTTCDLPLACKPYGICTFSNACSCIGLLTSARSPNCSEAISEGFCNISQVEMIELGGVSSVLQGAPKKVNVSKEDCENLCLDDCTCAAALYYLQECYLYGLVVGAKQVTRGTGMTYMVKVPKGTHGSHGKSNVKKWVLVMVGVVDGLIIVLILGGFGYYFVQKRRKNLLNTDRNS encoded by the exons ATGCCTACCTTTTTTTCACAACATCTCATCAATTCACATCGGGAAATCCTGATGAATAGAGTAAACCCACCTGCCAAAAGATCAAAGATTAGTACTCAAAAGTTGAGGTTGCAATTCACCCCCATGAAGCTCTATTCCTTcaattttctcattcttttgttAACTCATGGCTATTGCAAATCAGACATTCACATTGGTTACCAGGTCACACTTGCTGTACCTGTGGTATATAGTATGGGGTTCATTGGGAGAGCTCTTCTAATGGAGACTAATCAAATGGAGCCCAATTTTAAAGCTGCATTAAGTGTTGAGGCAGTTAATGGAAAATACTCATGCTCCCTTGAAGTTTTCCTAGGAGATGTGAAGGTCTGGAATTCTGCCCATTACTCAAGGTTTTACACATGGGATGAGTGTGTGCTTGAGCTGACTAATGATGGAGATTTAAGACTAAAGGGTCCGAAAGATCGCGTGGGATGGCGAACTGGGACTTCTGGACAAGGTGTGGAG AGATTGCAGATACTGAGCACAGGAAATCTAGTTCTAGTTGACAACATGGACAGAATAAAGTGGCAAAGTTTCAATTTTCCAACAGATGTAATTCTCTGGGGCCAGAGACTCAATGTGGCAACTCGCTTGACTTCATTCCCAAGCAACTCAAGTTCATTCTACACCTTAGAGATCCAACACAACAGGATTGCTTTGTATCTGCATTCTGGTGAGTGGAACTATTCCTACTGGGAGTTTAAGCCTTCCATGAACAGAAACATCACATTTATCAAGTTGGGTTCAAAAGGCTTATATTTATTTAGTGatagatataaaaaaattgcGCAGATCACATCACAAGATAATCAACTTCTAAGATTTTTAGCGCTGGGAAATGCGACAGGAAATTTGGGGCTATATTTTTATTCAGcagaagagagaaaatttgaGGCCTCTTATCAGGCACTCAATACCACATGTGATCTTCCTCTGGCTTGTAAACCTTATGGCATTTGTACATTCTCCAATGCTTGTTCGTGCATTGGGCTTTTAACAAGTGCAAGAAGTCCTAATTGCAGTGAGGCAATTTCTGAAGGGTTCTGTAACATTAGTCAGGTAGAGATGATTGAATTAGGGGGTGTTAGTAGTGTGCTGCAGGGTGCTCCTAAAAAGGTTAATGTTAGCAAAGAAGATTGTGAAAATTTGTGTTTAGATGATTGTACATGTGCAGCTGCATTATATTACCTACAAGAATGCTATCTTTATGGGCTAGTTGTGGGAGCTAAACAGGTTACAAGGGGAACTGGAATGACTTATATGGTTAAGGTTCCAAAGGGAACTCATGGGAGTCATGGGAAGTCTAATGTCAAGAAATGGGTTTTGGTCATGGTAGGAGTGGTTGATGGATTGATTATTGTGCTTATTTTGGGAGGCTTTGGTTACTACTTCGtacaaaaaagaaggaaaaacttGCTGAATACTGATAGAAACTCTTGA